The Fibrobacter sp. genomic sequence CAGGAGTTAAAGGGCGAGCTGGCATCTGTCACTTCGGTCACCACTCTTCCGCGGTTGAAATTCCATGTCAAACCCGAGTACACAAAAGAGATGTTGGAAAACCGCATCGAAGGTGTTGTGCGGGTAAAGGTGCTGATCGATGTCGATGGTAAAGTGAAAAAAGTGATAATCCTGGATGACCTTGGGTATGGTTCCAAAGAAAAAATTTATGAAGCATGCATGAAACTGGAGTTTGAACCAGCCTATCAGGGTGAGACTCCTATGGCTTCTTGGCAACTGATACGGTTCCGATTCCAGATGGTTCAGGGCTAGCTCAATAATTTCTGGAAATGTCTTGATACAGCTCTCTTCTTAAACGTTTATCTACCTGCCATAAGCGCTAAAGCCAGATTCTTGCACGCCGCTTGCTCTATATCAGTTCAGAATACTTTGACTTCTGTTACATCAGGTCTGAACTGGATACGTGCTTATGCGCAATGTCTTATTCCTCACGCTGTATACACTCGTTGTTGCAGTAAATTCCGGAGCGGCTGACAACCTGCCTTCTCTGCAGCAGGAGCCGCAACTGATAAGATCGGTAAATGTCCGGTATCCTTCATCGATTACCCGGTTGGGCATAACCGGCACGGTAGTTCTTAATCTGCTGCTTAATGAGAGAGGGATGGTAGATTCGGTGAGTGTAGTAAGCGGGTTGCATCCGGTTCTGGACTCCCAAATCGTAAA encodes the following:
- a CDS encoding energy transducer TonB gives rise to the protein MRNVLFLTLYTLVVAVNSGAADNLPSLQQEPQLIRSVNVRYPSSITRLGITGTVVLNLLLNERGMVDSVSVVSGLHPVLDSQIVNAVFQFKFTPAMVSGKPVPVIINYHYKITTDDLLKACNIQEY